A genomic region of Hydrogenimonas thermophila contains the following coding sequences:
- a CDS encoding two-component system response regulator, with product MLDKNITKKLKSYTENLSILFVDDEEAARESIYGLLKTLFKNVYIAENGQEGLNIFEKEYPDIVLTDLRMPIMDGLKMIEEIRKIKPEQKIVAQSAHGDSQIILETVFMGIDGYILKPIKSDQIINTLYKIAKLVIMEKENTKYRLNLEELVAKQVDQIKQQTESLINQLRTDHLTRLPNKEQLNIDFKEFSPDVMIFLNIDNFDQINLYYGFEVGDLLLIEFASFLRKLLDSNKLYRINGDEFAILIKEFTLSEAKSIAENIHNSIYNNYFLVNGLSLCITVTIGIIPIDKTLKKPPFGNAHLAIKKARETHKNSIEIFKPEFILELKRKKVIEWTQKAKIALDSNLYQPFFQPIINLKSNKIEKYECLARIVENESVDSPYLFIEPAKKAGILPEITKQIIEKSFAIMANTDLQFSINITEDDLKEEYLLDFLNKMCELYSVKSSYVILEILENINNNYSYDIVQQLKDFKKAGFRLAIDDFGTENSNFTSLLKLDVDFVKIDGSFIKDIDVNIESQNIVKTIVYYANLSGIKTIAEYVHSKEVLDTILLLGVDYAQGYYFGKPEPEILDFHDFII from the coding sequence ATGCTAGATAAAAATATAACAAAGAAATTGAAAAGTTATACTGAAAATTTATCAATCTTATTTGTTGATGATGAGGAAGCTGCAAGAGAAAGTATTTATGGGTTATTAAAAACATTATTTAAAAATGTTTATATTGCTGAAAATGGACAAGAAGGACTAAACATCTTTGAAAAAGAGTACCCTGATATAGTTCTAACTGATTTAAGAATGCCTATTATGGATGGGCTTAAAATGATAGAAGAGATTAGAAAGATTAAACCTGAACAAAAGATAGTTGCTCAAAGTGCGCATGGAGATAGTCAAATAATTTTAGAAACTGTATTTATGGGAATAGATGGATATATTTTAAAACCAATTAAATCTGACCAGATTATTAATACTTTATATAAAATTGCAAAATTGGTAATTATGGAGAAAGAAAATACTAAGTATCGTTTAAATTTGGAAGAGTTAGTTGCAAAACAAGTCGATCAGATAAAGCAACAAACTGAATCATTAATAAATCAATTAAGAACAGATCATTTAACCAGATTACCTAATAAAGAGCAGTTAAATATAGATTTTAAAGAGTTTTCACCAGATGTAATGATTTTTTTAAATATTGATAATTTTGACCAAATAAATTTATATTATGGATTTGAAGTTGGTGATTTATTATTAATTGAGTTTGCCTCTTTTTTACGTAAATTATTGGATTCTAATAAATTGTATAGAATTAATGGTGATGAGTTTGCTATTTTAATAAAGGAGTTTACACTAAGTGAAGCTAAAAGTATTGCGGAAAATATTCATAACTCAATTTACAATAACTATTTTCTTGTTAATGGTTTATCCCTTTGTATAACTGTTACTATTGGAATTATTCCTATAGATAAAACCTTGAAAAAACCTCCTTTTGGAAATGCTCATTTGGCAATAAAAAAAGCAAGAGAGACACATAAAAATTCTATTGAGATATTTAAACCTGAATTTATTTTGGAATTGAAACGTAAAAAAGTTATAGAGTGGACTCAAAAGGCAAAAATAGCATTAGATTCTAATTTATATCAACCTTTTTTTCAACCAATAATTAATCTTAAAAGCAATAAAATTGAAAAGTATGAATGTTTAGCACGTATAGTTGAAAATGAGAGTGTAGATTCACCTTATTTATTTATTGAACCAGCTAAAAAGGCAGGTATTTTGCCTGAAATAACAAAGCAAATAATAGAGAAGTCTTTTGCTATTATGGCAAATACAGACTTACAATTTTCTATAAATATTACTGAAGATGATTTAAAAGAAGAGTATTTATTAGATTTTTTGAATAAAATGTGTGAATTATATAGTGTTAAAAGTTCTTATGTAATTTTAGAAATCTTAGAAAATATTAATAATAATTATAGTTATGATATTGTGCAACAATTAAAAGATTTTAAAAAAGCAGGATTTAGACTTGCAATTGATGATTTTGGAACAGAAAATTCAAATTTTACAAGTCTTTTAAAATTAGATGTTGATTTTGTAAAAATAGATGGTAGTTTTATTAAAGACATTGATGTAAATATTGAATCTCAAAATATTGTCAAAACAATTGTTTAT